Proteins from one Mercurialis annua linkage group LG7, ddMerAnnu1.2, whole genome shotgun sequence genomic window:
- the LOC126656856 gene encoding putative polyol transporter 1 translates to MLADQRRKNDDLLFHQIVLLVGVLFDAKIRREESGESGVGKMENERDEMMLISTSDYLTKSLNINYEHYLDNLVSITILIELVGCLAARVLSDLSGRRLVVILSSAMSFIGVLLMYLSTNYAILIISRIAFGSRIGMRYLSIPIFIGELSPPSARSNGWVFFALCAIFFLVITLVLLVMPESPSWLVRQGHVADATRTVMRCAGRVEEAYDRIDLMRLIIGVSTDDTRDIVDSIPREIRGEIFFGGS, encoded by the exons ATGTTAGCAGATCAGAGAAGGAAAAATGATGATCTTCTCTTCCATCAAATAGTACTACTTGTTGG GGTTTTGTTTGATGCAAAAATAAGAAGGGAAGAAAGTGGTGAGAGCGGCGTTGGAAAGATGGAAAATGAGAGAG ATGAAATGATGTTGATTAGCACTTCAGATTACTTGACGAAAAGtcttaatataaattatgagcACTACCTAGATAATTTGGTATcgattactattttaattgaGCTAGTTGGATGTCTAGCTGCCAGAGTATTATCTGATTTGAGTGGACGTCGTCTGGTAGTGATTCTATCCAGCGCCATGTCATTTATCGGGGTCTTGCTGATGTATCTGTCTACCAACTatgcaattttaattattagtcGTATTGCGTTTGGAAGCAGAATTGGCATGAGATATTTAAGTATTCCAATATTTATTGGGGAGTTATCACCTCCATCAGCACGAAGT AATGGCTGGGTCTTTTTCGCTCTTTGTGCTATATTTTTCCTTGTTATCACACTTGTTCTACTTGTAATGCCGGAGTCGCCAAGTTGGCTCGTGAGGCAAGGTCATGTTGCTGATGCAACCCGAACAGTTATGAGATGTGCAGGAAGAGTTGAAGAGGCATATGATCGTATTGATTTAATGAGACTGATTATTGGTGTCTCAACTGATGACACAAGAGATATTGTCGATAGCATTCCAAGAGAAATTCGTGGAGAAATATTTTTTGGAGGGAGTTGA
- the LOC126655374 gene encoding uncharacterized protein LOC126655374 encodes MKIELNNQHKREEMEFDDNSATLSDSDTAYHIRAALLSVQSGDTEMYMQLVGILHHSERLTPDEVALLLTTLKVLSAIVSCIDYVHHEALLNSIFGMNMWNYGPDVMDALLELVIALAASNGKYVDPSLEMLVGNFMPPMYYVDVLKQPRGQARKDQVLSRVHIALKDIAELVPMAASRLSSVVVHRMPTTFKKDLEKDRLKCRTEIYVENMLRLESGAVGEFVGSRMLMAVIDMLVELDVAIGWDDILRDDSCKGIFEIELEDADEIADDDEDNDYDELPRTLSYKSLGKNAVANLLDSLMVRTFEHIELCANNKRLSEVFETLLDSFMLTILTTYKSKFAQFVMFYACALDPKNCGEKFAQRLGDRFFYGHNPLTRMSAVAYLASYLARAKFLPIAFVASTLKRLVDWCLEYCQAQNGDMNPKAHQVFYSGCQAILYVLCFRMRSMLDVPRLKSQLLHMPLDQILKHKLGPLKVCLPSIVLEYLKQAKAAHLFTASETLNFEDMLESEFSRDFGGVERLDMFFPFDPCLLKTCDRSFIRPNFVYWKHVRTTYSNDEEDSSDEDIAEDFGAVNEGSFMEEGVTISLGGRHDDLDKFDDAMNKMSITPKNGFAYRFGGERMQMPSKIRPSTSPESL; translated from the exons ATGAAAATTGAACTGAATAATCAGCATAAGCGAGAAGAGATGGAGTTCGATGATAATAGTGCTACTTTAAGCGATTCCGACACTGCTTATCATATCAGAGCTGCTCTTCTTTCCGTTCAATCG GGAGATACTGAAATGTATATGCAGCTTGTGGGTATTTTGCATCATTCAGAACGTCTCACCCCTGATGAGGTTGCCCTTCTTTTG ACTACTCTAAAAGTACTATCTGCCATAGTTTCTTGTATAGACTATGTTCACCATGAAGCCCTTCTTAACTCT ATTTTTGGGATGAACATGTGGAATTATGGACCTGATGTGATGGATGCCTTGCTCGAACTAGTTATTGCGTTG GCAGCTTCAAATGGAAAATATGTTGATCCCAGCCTGGAAATGCTTGTAGGTAATTTTATGCCACCAATGTATTATGTTGACGTACTGAAGCAGCCACGAGGTCAGGCAAGAAAGGATCAGGTTCTATCTCGTGTGCATATAGCTCTGAAAGATATTGCTGAATTGGTGCCTATGGCGGCCTCTAGATTATCATCAGTAGTTGTACACCGGATGCCAACAACCTTTAAGAAGGATCTCGAAAAGGATCGTCTCAAATGTAGA ACTGAGATCTACGTGGAGAACATGCTAAGATTGGAGAGTGGTGCAGTCGGAGAATTTGTTGGAAGCAGGATGCTTATGGCAGTGATTGATATGCTGGTAGAATTGGAT GTGGCAATTGGTTGGGATGACATTTTACGAGATGACTCATGCAAAGGCATCTTTGAAATCGAGTTAGAAGATGCAGATGAGATTGCAGATGATGACGAAGACAATGATTATGACGAG CTTCCAAGAACTTTAAGCTATAAAAGCTTAGGTAAAAATGCCGTTGCTAATCTATTAGACAGCTTAATGGTGCGAACTTTTGAGCATATTGAATTGTGTGCAAACAATAAGCGTTTGAGTGAG GTTTTTGAAACTCTTTTGGATTCTTTCATGCTAACTATCTTAACCACGTATAAGTCAAAATTTGCTCAG TTTGTGATGTTCTATGCTTGTGCACTTGATCCTAAAAATTGTGGTGAGAAATTTGCTCAAAGACTCGGAGATAGGTTCTTTTACGGACATAACCCGCTTACAAG GATGAGTGCTGTGGCGTATCTAGCTAGTTATCTGGCTCGCGCAAAGTTTCTGCCTATTGCTTTTGTGGCCAGCACATTAAAAAG GCTTGTGGATTGGTGTCTGGAATATTGTCAAGCCCAAAATGGTGATATGAATCCAAAAGCACATCAAGTTTTCTATTCTGGATGTCAG GCCATATTGTATGTTCTGTGCTTTCGTATGAGGTCAATGTTGGATGTTCCAAGGCTCAAATCTCAGCTTCTCCACATGCCCTTAGACCAGATCTTGAAACATAAGCTGGGTCCTCTAAAG GTGTGTTTGCCATCTATAGTACTAGAGTATCTAAAACAGGCAAAGGCTGCTCATCTGTTTACTGCATCTGAAACATTAAATTTTGAAGATATGTTGGAATCAGAATTTTCCAGGGATTTTGGTGGAGTAGAAAGATTGGACATGTTCTTCCCATTTGACCCATGTTTGCTTAAAACATGTGACAG AAGTTTCATCCGGCCAAACTTTGTGTACTGGAAGCATGTCAGAACCACCTACAGCAATGATGAGGAGGATAGCAGCGATGAGGATATAGCAGAGGATTTCGGTGCCGTAAATGAGGGAAGTTTTATGGAAGAAGGCGTCACAATTAGCTTAGGCGGACGGCATGACGATCTTGATAAATTCGATGATGCAATGAATAAAATGTCCATCACACCCAAGAACGGCTTTGCATACAGATTTGGAGGAGAAAGAATGCAAATGCCTTCAAAGATAAGACCATCAACAAGTCCAGAATCTTTGTGA